Proteins co-encoded in one Saprospira grandis genomic window:
- a CDS encoding pseudouridine synthase, whose amino-acid sequence MSGSKLVMSGSKLVMSGSKLVMSGSKLVMSGSKLVMSGSKLVMSGSKLVMSGSKLVMSGGKLVMSGGKLVMSGGKLVMSGGKLVMSGSKLVMSGSKLVMSGSKLVMPIVA is encoded by the coding sequence ATGTCTGGAAGTAAACTAGTTATGTCTGGAAGTAAACTAGTTATGTCTGGAAGTAAACTAGTTATGTCTGGAAGTAAACTAGTTATGTCTGGAAGTAAACTAGTTATGTCTGGGAGTAAACTAGTTATGTCTGGGAGTAAACTAGTTATGTCTGGGAGTAAACTAGTTATGTCTGGCGGTAAACTAGTTATGTCTGGCGGTAAACTAGTTATGTCTGGCGGTAAACTAGTTATGTCTGGCGGTAAACTAGTTATGTCTGGAAGTAAACTAGTTATGTCTGGAAGTAAACTAGTTATGTCTGGAAGTAAACTAGTTATGCCAATAGTCGCCTAG
- a CDS encoding AsmA family protein → MKKWIKYSLIGLFSFLILFVLAAITLPMIFKEDIEKLVKEAANEQLNATLDFEGTELSLLWTFPNFAFDLKGLKVTGQDEFDGLKLADVKRISLRLNLFQVISGNYAVNSLVFEEPKFYVKVLKNGKANYDIMKTDSSATAEEETSSSESSDFQFALRSYQIIEGEMTYDDAPNAAFLQIKGLNHKGSGDMSLEQFDFYTSTQMQSLQLNYDGVSYLNKAVVDAEINIGVGMKEDEMSFTLLDNQLQLNALKLGAEGAVLMKGDDIIFKELKFSAPNNNFASLLSMVPAAYIEGFESVKTSGDFSLSGAVNGTFNEKSYPAFNMALKAANGTFQYPDLPMGVSDIGVDLKINSPSSDLDKLTVDLKQFAFKLGQNPFSASLFLKTPMSDPDIKSAVEGKINLAELSKAFPMEGSSMAGLIEAQLQANTRMSYVTEQKYDKVDMQGKLGIENMIYLMEGMPDIRIKKMLMLFSPNDVDLQAFDLTMGKSDVQAQGKLDNLLTYFSGDKIMTGKLKVTSRLLDLNELMGDTTATSEEEMAATDMTDTTTAINQDELFDRWDFAADFSCDKMVYDVYEMKNMKAVGKFSPSRAKMSNFELLINKVDIKADGQLDNVFGYLFKNELLKGELNLYSNYMNVNQFMTEDGSATEPEAAPAPADPSTAETAFEPILVPANIDFHMKARFKKFIYDVYQLDNVAGDLRIYEEKVEMTNLSCNAFGGSIVLNGEYNSQDPKAPKFNFAYDVAQLDFAKIAEGVPLVATFAPIMKGMLGKFNSKFSLNGILEPNLYPDMASLNSEGLLETFDAVLKGSTPLKGLSQKLGIKALENIEIQNTRNFFKIKDGKLMVEPFAFTQKGIDMTFGGAHGLDQRMDYDLKMRVPKAMIDNSAIGGATQAAGNLLASQASKLGIKVEEAAFINFGVDITGNLSNPKFSPKVLGAEGKSGESMGDQVKDNLKEEAEKLKAEAEEKVKAEAERLQAEAEERARKEAERLAEEAKERARKEAERLAAQAASAEEAKRIRDSIETAAKEAADKILQDKLKNPFGNKNPFKRKK, encoded by the coding sequence ATGAAAAAATGGATAAAGTACTCCCTAATCGGATTGTTTAGCTTTCTCATCCTCTTTGTGCTGGCCGCTATTACGCTGCCCATGATTTTTAAAGAGGATATCGAAAAATTGGTCAAGGAAGCAGCCAATGAACAACTCAATGCGACCCTAGATTTTGAAGGGACCGAGCTTTCTCTCCTCTGGACCTTTCCCAATTTTGCCTTTGATCTCAAGGGCCTCAAAGTGACGGGCCAAGATGAATTTGATGGCCTCAAACTAGCCGATGTCAAACGCATTAGCCTGCGCCTCAACCTCTTCCAAGTGATTTCGGGCAATTATGCCGTGAACTCCTTGGTTTTTGAAGAACCCAAGTTCTATGTGAAGGTCCTCAAAAATGGAAAGGCCAATTATGATATCATGAAAACGGATAGCAGCGCCACCGCCGAAGAAGAAACGAGCAGTAGCGAAAGCAGCGATTTTCAGTTTGCGCTCCGCTCTTACCAAATTATTGAGGGCGAAATGACTTATGATGATGCGCCCAATGCCGCCTTTTTGCAAATTAAAGGCCTTAATCATAAGGGGTCTGGCGATATGAGCCTAGAGCAATTTGATTTTTATACCAGCACCCAAATGCAGTCGCTCCAACTCAATTATGATGGCGTGAGCTACCTCAATAAAGCGGTGGTTGATGCCGAAATCAATATTGGCGTGGGCATGAAGGAAGACGAAATGAGCTTTACGCTACTTGATAACCAACTTCAACTTAATGCCCTAAAGTTGGGCGCAGAAGGGGCCGTACTCATGAAAGGCGACGATATTATTTTTAAGGAGCTTAAGTTTTCGGCTCCCAATAATAATTTTGCAAGCCTGCTCTCTATGGTGCCCGCCGCCTATATCGAGGGCTTTGAAAGCGTAAAAACTTCTGGCGATTTTAGTCTGAGCGGAGCGGTAAACGGCACTTTTAACGAAAAGAGTTATCCCGCCTTTAATATGGCCCTAAAAGCCGCTAATGGGACCTTTCAATATCCCGATTTGCCCATGGGCGTGAGCGATATTGGGGTAGACCTCAAGATCAATAGCCCTTCTTCAGATTTGGATAAGTTGACCGTAGACTTGAAGCAATTTGCCTTCAAATTGGGCCAAAATCCCTTTTCTGCCTCGCTTTTCCTCAAAACGCCTATGAGCGACCCCGATATCAAGAGCGCAGTAGAAGGAAAAATCAATCTGGCCGAACTCTCTAAGGCTTTTCCCATGGAAGGCAGTAGCATGGCTGGCCTCATCGAGGCCCAACTCCAAGCCAATACCCGCATGTCTTATGTGACCGAACAAAAATATGATAAGGTCGATATGCAAGGAAAATTAGGCATCGAAAACATGATTTACCTGATGGAGGGCATGCCCGATATCCGCATCAAAAAGATGTTGATGCTGTTTAGTCCCAATGATGTGGACCTCCAAGCCTTTGACCTGACAATGGGCAAAAGCGATGTTCAGGCCCAAGGAAAATTGGACAACCTACTCACTTATTTTTCTGGCGATAAAATTATGACCGGAAAACTTAAAGTGACTTCTCGTCTGCTTGATCTCAACGAGCTAATGGGCGATACAACAGCTACCTCCGAGGAGGAAATGGCCGCTACCGATATGACCGATACCACTACGGCCATCAATCAGGATGAACTCTTTGACCGCTGGGATTTTGCCGCAGATTTTAGCTGCGATAAAATGGTTTATGATGTCTATGAAATGAAAAATATGAAGGCCGTGGGCAAATTCTCGCCCAGCCGAGCCAAAATGAGCAACTTTGAGCTGCTTATCAATAAAGTAGATATCAAAGCCGATGGCCAGCTGGATAATGTTTTTGGCTATCTCTTTAAAAATGAGTTGCTCAAAGGGGAACTGAACCTCTACTCTAATTACATGAATGTCAATCAGTTCATGACCGAAGACGGCAGCGCCACAGAACCCGAAGCGGCTCCCGCTCCCGCAGATCCTAGCACCGCAGAAACAGCCTTTGAACCCATTTTGGTCCCTGCCAATATTGATTTTCACATGAAGGCCCGCTTCAAAAAGTTTATCTATGATGTCTATCAATTGGATAATGTGGCTGGCGACCTCCGCATCTATGAAGAGAAGGTAGAAATGACCAATTTGAGCTGTAATGCCTTTGGCGGAAGCATTGTCCTAAACGGAGAATACAACAGCCAAGACCCCAAAGCGCCCAAGTTCAACTTCGCCTATGATGTGGCCCAGCTCGATTTTGCCAAAATTGCCGAGGGAGTGCCTCTAGTGGCCACTTTTGCGCCCATCATGAAGGGCATGTTGGGCAAGTTTAACTCTAAATTTAGCCTCAACGGGATTTTAGAGCCCAATTTGTATCCCGATATGGCCAGCCTCAACTCCGAGGGCTTGCTAGAAACCTTTGATGCGGTCCTTAAAGGCAGCACGCCCCTCAAGGGCCTGAGCCAGAAATTGGGCATCAAGGCCCTAGAAAATATCGAGATTCAAAATACCCGCAACTTCTTTAAAATTAAGGATGGAAAACTGATGGTAGAGCCTTTTGCCTTTACCCAAAAGGGAATTGATATGACCTTTGGCGGGGCCCATGGGTTGGACCAAAGGATGGACTACGACCTCAAGATGCGGGTCCCTAAAGCCATGATTGATAATTCGGCAATTGGCGGGGCCACTCAAGCCGCTGGCAATCTCCTTGCTAGTCAGGCTAGTAAGCTGGGTATCAAGGTAGAAGAGGCCGCATTTATCAACTTTGGCGTAGATATTACGGGCAATTTGAGCAACCCCAAATTTAGTCCCAAGGTCCTTGGCGCCGAGGGTAAATCTGGCGAATCTATGGGGGACCAAGTTAAGGACAACCTAAAAGAAGAGGCCGAAAAACTCAAGGCCGAGGCCGAGGAAAAAGTAAAAGCCGAGGCCGAACGCCTACAGGCCGAAGCCGAAGAACGCGCCCGCAAAGAGGCCGAGCGCCTAGCCGAGGAAGCCAAGGAGCGTGCCCGTAAAGAGGCCGAGCGCTTGGCCGCTCAGGCCGCCTCTGCCGAAGAGGCCAAACGCATCCGAGATAGCATTGAGACGGCGGCCAAAGAAGCAGCCGACAAGATTCTTCAGGATAAATTGAAAAATCCCTTTGGCAATAAAAATCCCTTTAAGCGGAAGAAGTAA
- a CDS encoding DUF4296 domain-containing protein, which produces MFKVLIYSSCLFLLLACYRPLETETPILGEQEIIPFLVDLHLAEAKLAEYNSLTILAKDSLAAEQYATLFQIHQIAPTDFQQSMQAYMGNPEALQQLYEKVVEALLAHELKHSERTKKGKKRSATEAIKRIEQVRDSSKKEN; this is translated from the coding sequence ATGTTTAAAGTCCTTATCTATAGTAGTTGTTTGTTTCTTTTGTTGGCTTGTTATCGGCCATTAGAGACCGAAACACCCATTTTGGGAGAGCAAGAAATCATTCCTTTTTTGGTGGACCTTCATTTGGCGGAGGCCAAGCTAGCGGAATATAATAGTTTGACTATTTTGGCCAAAGATAGTTTAGCGGCCGAGCAATATGCCACTCTCTTTCAGATTCACCAGATTGCCCCCACTGATTTTCAGCAGAGCATGCAGGCCTATATGGGCAATCCCGAGGCGTTGCAGCAGCTCTATGAAAAAGTAGTAGAGGCCCTATTGGCGCATGAGTTGAAACATAGTGAGCGGACTAAGAAAGGCAAAAAACGCTCGGCGACAGAAGCCATAAAACGAATAGAGCAAGTTCGGGACAGTAGCAAAAAAGAAAACTAA
- a CDS encoding HesB/IscA family protein, whose protein sequence is MSTEKNTPQMENPIVLTDGAVKQLLRIKENENIAEGHGLRVGVKGGGCAGFSYILGFDEKGADDDEFVINGITVFMDRAHAIYLLGIEIDFQDGLNNRGFTFNNPNAEETCGCGTSFSA, encoded by the coding sequence ATGTCTACAGAAAAAAATACCCCTCAGATGGAAAACCCAATTGTATTGACGGATGGGGCCGTAAAACAGCTCCTTAGAATTAAGGAAAACGAGAACATTGCCGAGGGCCATGGTTTGCGCGTGGGCGTAAAGGGTGGCGGTTGTGCTGGTTTCTCTTATATTTTGGGCTTTGATGAAAAAGGCGCCGATGATGATGAATTTGTGATTAATGGCATTACGGTATTTATGGACCGGGCCCATGCGATTTACCTCCTCGGCATTGAGATTGATTTTCAGGATGGCTTAAACAACAGAGGATTTACCTTTAACAACCCCAATGCTGAAGAAACCTGTGGTTGTGGCACCTCTTTTTCGGCTTAA